Proteins co-encoded in one Granulicella cerasi genomic window:
- a CDS encoding DNA polymerase III subunit alpha, with amino-acid sequence MTEPQYIELHANSAFSFLEGGSHPEALVRAAVEAEMPAMALLDRNGVYGAARFHTSAKENGVRAHIGAEISVSSLGDAVLPPDWIPHQQRAVPVRLSLLCESRTGYQNLCQMITRFKMRERSKCEGEAMLEDLHEFSQGLICMTGGEEGPLAAAITRGGEVAGRECLEKLIQIYGRSNVYVELQRHGDRAGEWRNQTAMRLAESLHLPLLATNGVRYATQYEREILDVLTAVRHHVPLDKAGRLLQRNSQRQVRSARAMRRLFHDVPEAVENTVLLSERLTFELNDLGYKFPTYNTPTGEPMWMLLRKLVRNGIERRYRPKRDPYLMRRAKTQARRELELIEKLGFEGYFLIVEDIVRECNKNDIMVQGRGSAANSVVCYATGITAIDPVGMDLLFERFLNENRNEWPDVDLDLPSGDKRESAIQYVYKNYGELGAAMTANVITYRGKSAAREVGKALGFDEETLARLTSLVGHWEWRKKDETLGDNFRHAGFDIKHWRIAKYVELCERIQDIPRHLGQHSGGMVICQGQLNKVVPLERASMAGRSVVQWDKDDCAALGLLKIDLLGLGMMAVIKDCTTLISQHYGQAVDLGQLPHDDSEVYDTLCKGDTVGMFQVESRAQMASIPRNAPRKFYDLVVQVAIIRPGPIVGKMMHPYMRRRQGLEKPESIHPSLDKVLERTLGVPLFQEQLLRMAMVVGNFCGAEAEELRKAVGMRRTWKRMSELMVKLRNGMDENGIDAEKQELIVQSIQSFALYGFPESHAASFALIAYASAYFKVKYLAAFTCAMLNNQPMGFYTPAVLIKDAFRHGLRIKPIDLQTSATTCTIEHEPDGSRSLRLGLNYVRGLHADLAQVIVASRTLYGPFRSVDDLHQRVPRLNRSDLAQLARIGALNWIGEVQHRRDAIWQIEQVSRNAGPLFVAETASSPASSPLRRMQTEERLVADYSGTGLSTSPHPMGYRRAELRQAGVSSATELQGKRDGSRVIAAGAVIARQRPGTALGFIFLSMEDETGIANIVIHPNLYEEDRRIVTSGKFLKVFGKLQNQDGVVHVKTERLEYLHAAPIEVRSHDFH; translated from the coding sequence ATGACTGAGCCACAATACATCGAGCTACATGCCAACAGCGCGTTCAGCTTCCTTGAAGGCGGCTCGCACCCGGAAGCTCTCGTGCGTGCAGCGGTGGAAGCAGAGATGCCAGCGATGGCCCTGCTCGATCGCAACGGCGTGTATGGGGCCGCGCGCTTCCATACCTCAGCCAAAGAGAATGGCGTGCGCGCACACATTGGTGCCGAGATCTCAGTCTCCTCACTAGGGGATGCTGTGCTTCCACCAGACTGGATCCCTCATCAGCAGCGGGCTGTTCCGGTTCGGCTTTCATTGCTCTGCGAATCCCGCACCGGGTATCAGAACCTTTGCCAGATGATTACGCGCTTCAAGATGCGTGAGCGCAGCAAATGCGAAGGCGAAGCAATGCTGGAGGACTTGCATGAATTTTCGCAGGGCTTGATTTGCATGACCGGTGGTGAAGAAGGCCCGCTGGCTGCGGCGATAACGCGTGGAGGGGAGGTCGCCGGACGCGAATGCTTAGAGAAGCTCATACAAATCTACGGTCGTAGCAATGTGTATGTGGAACTGCAGCGACATGGTGATCGCGCAGGAGAATGGCGCAATCAGACAGCCATGCGGCTGGCTGAAAGTCTGCATCTGCCTCTGCTGGCGACGAACGGTGTGCGTTACGCCACGCAGTATGAGCGCGAAATTTTAGACGTCCTTACCGCGGTGCGCCATCATGTCCCGCTCGATAAAGCAGGTCGGTTACTGCAGCGAAACTCGCAGCGCCAGGTGCGCAGTGCGCGTGCGATGCGTCGTCTGTTTCATGACGTCCCCGAAGCGGTCGAGAATACGGTGCTGCTTTCCGAGAGGCTCACGTTTGAACTGAATGACCTCGGCTATAAGTTTCCTACGTACAACACGCCCACTGGCGAACCCATGTGGATGCTTCTGCGTAAGCTCGTTCGCAACGGCATCGAGCGACGCTATCGGCCCAAGCGCGATCCTTACCTGATGCGCAGAGCGAAGACTCAGGCACGACGTGAGTTGGAGTTGATTGAGAAGCTCGGCTTCGAAGGTTATTTCCTGATCGTGGAAGACATCGTTCGTGAGTGCAACAAAAACGACATCATGGTCCAAGGACGCGGCAGCGCAGCCAACTCTGTAGTTTGCTATGCGACAGGCATCACCGCGATTGATCCAGTAGGGATGGACTTGCTCTTCGAGCGATTCCTCAATGAGAACCGTAACGAGTGGCCTGACGTAGATCTCGATTTGCCTTCTGGCGACAAGCGCGAGAGCGCTATTCAATACGTTTACAAAAACTACGGTGAGCTTGGTGCTGCGATGACCGCCAACGTCATCACGTATCGCGGCAAGTCTGCGGCGCGTGAGGTTGGCAAAGCGCTCGGCTTTGATGAAGAAACTCTCGCTCGCCTCACAAGCCTAGTTGGCCATTGGGAGTGGCGCAAAAAAGACGAGACACTGGGCGACAACTTTCGCCATGCTGGCTTCGACATCAAGCATTGGCGCATCGCGAAGTATGTTGAGCTATGCGAACGCATACAGGACATTCCTCGTCATCTCGGCCAGCACTCCGGTGGCATGGTCATATGCCAGGGGCAGCTCAACAAAGTCGTACCGCTGGAACGTGCGTCGATGGCAGGACGCAGCGTCGTGCAGTGGGACAAGGACGATTGTGCAGCGCTCGGTCTGTTGAAGATCGATCTGCTGGGTCTTGGCATGATGGCTGTGATAAAAGATTGCACCACGCTCATCTCGCAACATTATGGCCAAGCCGTCGACCTCGGCCAGCTTCCTCATGACGATTCCGAGGTCTATGACACGCTTTGCAAGGGCGACACCGTAGGCATGTTTCAAGTAGAGAGCCGCGCGCAGATGGCATCGATTCCGCGTAACGCGCCGCGTAAGTTCTATGACCTCGTCGTACAGGTCGCCATCATTCGCCCCGGCCCCATCGTCGGCAAGATGATGCACCCATACATGCGCAGGCGGCAAGGTCTCGAAAAGCCCGAGAGCATTCACCCCAGCCTGGATAAAGTACTGGAACGAACGCTCGGCGTTCCGCTCTTTCAAGAGCAGCTGCTTCGCATGGCCATGGTCGTCGGTAATTTTTGTGGGGCCGAAGCGGAAGAGCTTCGCAAAGCTGTGGGTATGCGTCGCACCTGGAAACGCATGTCTGAGCTGATGGTGAAGTTGCGCAATGGCATGGATGAAAACGGAATCGATGCCGAGAAACAAGAACTCATCGTGCAGAGCATTCAATCCTTCGCGCTCTACGGATTTCCCGAATCACACGCTGCGAGCTTCGCGTTGATCGCTTACGCCTCGGCGTACTTCAAAGTGAAGTACCTCGCGGCCTTCACCTGCGCCATGCTCAACAATCAGCCGATGGGCTTCTACACACCTGCGGTGCTGATCAAGGATGCATTTCGTCACGGTCTGCGCATCAAACCCATCGATTTACAAACCTCTGCAACCACCTGCACCATCGAGCACGAGCCGGATGGCTCTCGCTCGCTGCGCCTCGGCCTCAACTACGTGCGCGGCCTCCATGCCGACCTCGCCCAAGTTATCGTTGCATCGCGGACGCTGTATGGTCCTTTTCGCAGCGTGGATGATCTACACCAGCGAGTGCCCCGGCTCAATCGCAGCGATCTCGCACAGCTCGCGCGCATCGGTGCGTTGAATTGGATCGGTGAAGTGCAACATCGCCGCGATGCCATCTGGCAGATCGAGCAGGTCAGCCGGAATGCTGGACCGCTATTCGTCGCGGAGACGGCTTCTTCTCCAGCTTCTTCTCCACTGCGTCGCATGCAAACAGAAGAACGTCTTGTGGCGGACTATTCAGGCACAGGGTTATCTACGAGTCCGCATCCGATGGGCTATCGGCGCGCAGAGCTGCGACAAGCTGGAGTCTCATCCGCCACAGAGCTACAGGGCAAGCGCGATGGCTCACGCGTTATCGCCGCCGGTGCGGTCATCGCCCGCCAGCGACCGGGCACAGCTCTCGGCTTCATCTTCCTCTCGATGGAAGACGAAACCGGGATCGCGAACATCGTCATCCACCCGAACCTTTACGAGGAGGACCGCCGCATCGTCACCAGCGGCAAGTTCCTCAAGGTTTTCGGCAAGCTGCAGAACCAAGACGGGGTAGTGCATGTGAAGACAGAGCGGCTGGAATACCTCCATGCCGCGCCCATCGAAGTACGATCACATGACTTCCACTAA
- a CDS encoding YraN family protein, with the protein MHDQVYQATCAEGDRNVYAGRMNPHAAASLDGLRPLGWQARLYAWLLDRAQRRRAIKRLRKGHKPLPEHLLTGERGEDAAYFFLAAQGLQVVARRWRSGGHRSDLDLVAWDGETLVVAEVKARTARDAYAAEDAVDRDKRQQLRKLVRQYLRHVPQPFRQYVPVRFDVVSVYLLPGAEPECEWWKSAFPRHDPADEPRRW; encoded by the coding sequence GTGCACGATCAAGTATATCAAGCCACCTGTGCAGAAGGCGACCGCAACGTCTATGCTGGGCGCATGAACCCTCATGCGGCGGCGTCCCTTGACGGCTTGCGGCCTCTCGGCTGGCAGGCGCGCCTGTATGCGTGGCTTCTGGATCGTGCGCAGCGTCGCCGCGCCATAAAACGCCTGCGAAAAGGCCACAAACCGCTGCCGGAGCATCTGCTGACCGGCGAACGAGGCGAAGACGCGGCGTACTTTTTCCTCGCGGCGCAGGGTCTGCAGGTGGTGGCGCGGCGCTGGCGCTCTGGCGGACACCGCAGCGATCTCGACCTGGTGGCGTGGGACGGCGAGACGCTCGTCGTGGCCGAGGTGAAGGCCCGCACGGCGCGCGATGCCTACGCGGCTGAGGACGCAGTTGACCGCGACAAGCGCCAGCAGCTTCGCAAGCTCGTGCGGCAGTATCTGCGGCACGTTCCGCAGCCGTTCCGGCAGTATGTGCCCGTGCGGTTCGATGTGGTGTCGGTGTATCTGTTGCCCGGGGCTGAGCCCGAGTGCGAGTGGTGGAAGAGCGCCTTCCCGCGGCACGATCCGGCGGACGAACCGCGTCGCTGGTAG
- a CDS encoding CTP synthase → MSAKYIFVTGGVVSSLGKGLAAASIGCLLEARGLKVNLMKFDPYLNVDPGTMSPFQHGEVFVTDDGAETDLDLGHYERFTHAKLSRDNNLTTGRIYEQIITKERRGDYLGKTVQVIPHVTNEIKAAAKKVGADCDVAIIEIGGTVGDIESLPFLEAIRQMRQELGRDNTVFVHVTLIPWIAAAQELKTKPTQHSVKEMLSIGIQPDILLCRADREVPRDMREKIAAFCNVEQGGVVIAKDCASIYEVPLNLAEQNVDTLALKYLRIEAKDADVSRWQDIVHRAYNPKDEVHIGIVGKYVEYEDSYKSLKEALVHGALAENLKLRVTWIEAEGLETDDYAQQLAHFDGILVPGGFGKRGVEGMLNGIRYARESKTPYFGICLGMQTACIEYARNVAGLAQANSGEFDPATPHRIIYKLRELIGVEEMGGTMRLGAYTCKMEPDSLAAKAYGTTEISERHRHRYEFNREYEAVLVGAGLRLTGSSPEGTYVEIVEIPEHPFFLGCQFHPEFKSKPLEPHPLFHAFVKASYANRATAKSSKEAKQATA, encoded by the coding sequence ATGTCAGCAAAGTACATCTTTGTGACGGGCGGCGTTGTGTCTTCTCTTGGCAAGGGTCTTGCCGCAGCCTCCATCGGCTGCCTGTTGGAAGCGCGTGGACTGAAGGTCAACCTCATGAAGTTTGACCCGTATCTGAACGTCGATCCGGGCACGATGAGCCCATTTCAGCATGGCGAGGTCTTCGTCACCGACGACGGCGCCGAGACCGACCTCGACCTCGGTCACTATGAGCGCTTTACCCACGCCAAGCTGAGCCGCGACAACAATCTCACGACCGGTCGCATCTACGAGCAGATCATCACCAAGGAGCGCCGCGGCGACTACCTCGGCAAGACGGTTCAGGTGATCCCGCACGTGACCAACGAGATCAAGGCCGCCGCCAAGAAAGTCGGCGCGGACTGCGACGTCGCCATCATCGAAATCGGCGGCACCGTCGGCGACATCGAATCGCTTCCCTTCCTCGAGGCCATCCGCCAGATGCGCCAGGAACTCGGCCGCGACAACACCGTCTTCGTGCACGTCACGCTGATCCCGTGGATCGCCGCCGCGCAGGAGCTGAAGACCAAGCCGACGCAGCACTCCGTGAAGGAGATGCTCTCCATCGGCATTCAGCCGGACATTCTGCTCTGCCGCGCCGACCGCGAAGTGCCGCGCGACATGCGCGAGAAGATCGCCGCGTTCTGCAACGTCGAACAGGGTGGCGTGGTCATCGCCAAGGACTGCGCGAGCATCTATGAAGTGCCGCTGAACCTCGCCGAACAGAACGTCGACACGCTCGCGCTCAAGTACCTCCGCATCGAGGCCAAGGACGCCGACGTTTCGCGTTGGCAGGACATCGTGCACCGCGCCTACAACCCCAAGGACGAGGTCCACATCGGCATCGTGGGCAAGTACGTGGAGTACGAGGACAGCTACAAGTCGCTGAAGGAAGCGCTCGTGCACGGCGCGCTGGCCGAGAACCTCAAGCTCCGCGTGACGTGGATCGAGGCCGAGGGCCTGGAGACCGACGACTACGCGCAGCAGCTTGCGCACTTCGACGGCATCCTCGTTCCGGGCGGCTTCGGCAAGCGAGGCGTCGAGGGCATGTTGAACGGCATTCGCTACGCGCGCGAGTCGAAGACGCCGTACTTCGGCATCTGCCTCGGCATGCAGACGGCGTGCATCGAGTACGCGCGCAACGTAGCGGGCCTCGCGCAGGCGAACTCGGGTGAGTTCGACCCGGCGACGCCGCACCGCATCATCTACAAGCTGCGCGAGCTGATCGGCGTAGAAGAGATGGGCGGAACGATGCGTCTCGGCGCCTACACCTGCAAGATGGAGCCGGACTCACTGGCCGCGAAGGCCTACGGCACCACCGAGATCAGCGAGCGCCATCGTCATCGCTACGAGTTCAACCGCGAGTACGAAGCGGTGCTCGTGGGCGCAGGTCTGCGACTCACTGGCTCGTCGCCGGAAGGAACGTACGTGGAGATCGTCGAGATCCCCGAGCATCCGTTCTTCCTCGGCTGCCAGTTCCATCCGGAGTTCAAGTCAAAGCCGCTCGAGCCGCATCCGTTGTTCCACGCATTCGTGAAGGCCAGCTACGCGAACCGCGCGACGGCGAAGTCGAGCAAGGAAGCAAAGCAAGCTACGGCGTAA
- a CDS encoding DNA polymerase Y family protein: protein MGMTPLYVCVHVPEFAAQALIRLRPELMGKAVAVMAGVPPLEEVCSASPAAMKQGVAHGMTKAELESFHDIVVLRRSLLEEQHAKAALLDAVSAFTPRVEIQPARNAALDAVLDMTGSELIFGSAKQIVAKLDAVLKKFFFSAGIAASANQHTAVCLAPSSRKPSVVAPGEEAVVLHHLPLTALPLSQEQADKLELWGLKTLGDLAQLPETELVVRLGQQGKRLQLMAQGKHPHLMVPEEPEFTLSEYIAFDAPIELLDSLLFVLGPMLDQLIARAQNHALALASVTLTLALDGGERFERTLKPALPVAQREVLLKLLHLDLQAHPPPAGILAVLVKAEPGDRSKMQLGLFAPQTPEAARLDITLARIAAIVGEDRVGRARLLDTHASEGFVMEPFTVSTASSVKTQETKSNTTTLRRCRPPSPLTMMLRESRPHEFYLTGKRYIVHQAFGPWRRSGEWWTQEVWSCEEWDISACATSGETLLCILAHDLLHHHWQMEAMYD, encoded by the coding sequence ATGGGCATGACTCCGCTCTATGTCTGCGTTCACGTGCCGGAGTTCGCGGCGCAAGCACTGATTCGTCTTCGTCCAGAGTTGATGGGCAAAGCCGTTGCAGTGATGGCCGGCGTCCCGCCTCTGGAGGAAGTATGCAGCGCAAGCCCCGCAGCCATGAAGCAAGGTGTGGCGCACGGTATGACGAAGGCTGAGCTGGAGAGCTTCCACGACATCGTCGTGCTGCGTCGCTCCCTGCTTGAAGAGCAGCACGCAAAAGCTGCGCTGCTTGATGCGGTGTCCGCCTTCACGCCGCGCGTTGAGATTCAGCCTGCGAGAAACGCTGCGCTGGATGCCGTGCTCGACATGACCGGCTCGGAGTTGATCTTCGGCAGCGCGAAACAAATCGTTGCGAAGCTCGACGCAGTGCTGAAAAAGTTCTTCTTCTCCGCTGGCATCGCTGCGAGTGCCAATCAGCACACTGCGGTCTGCCTAGCACCGTCATCGCGCAAGCCATCCGTGGTGGCCCCTGGCGAAGAGGCAGTTGTACTCCATCATCTTCCGCTCACGGCACTACCGCTTTCGCAGGAACAAGCCGACAAGCTGGAGCTATGGGGGCTGAAGACGCTGGGCGATCTCGCGCAGCTACCAGAGACGGAGCTTGTAGTGCGCCTCGGGCAACAAGGCAAACGCCTGCAGTTGATGGCGCAAGGCAAGCACCCGCACCTCATGGTTCCCGAAGAGCCAGAGTTCACGCTCAGCGAGTACATCGCCTTCGACGCACCGATTGAGCTGCTCGACTCGCTGCTCTTCGTCCTCGGCCCGATGCTCGATCAACTCATCGCTCGTGCGCAAAACCATGCGCTCGCGTTGGCGAGCGTAACTCTCACGCTGGCGCTTGATGGTGGTGAACGCTTCGAGCGAACGCTGAAGCCTGCGCTGCCTGTCGCGCAGAGAGAGGTGCTACTCAAGCTGCTGCATCTTGACCTGCAAGCGCATCCGCCGCCTGCAGGCATTCTTGCGGTGCTGGTGAAAGCCGAACCGGGTGATCGCAGCAAGATGCAGCTGGGTCTCTTCGCGCCACAAACACCGGAAGCAGCGCGCCTGGACATCACGCTTGCACGCATTGCTGCAATCGTCGGTGAAGACCGCGTGGGCCGCGCTCGATTGCTCGACACTCATGCAAGCGAAGGCTTCGTGATGGAGCCGTTCACGGTTTCGACCGCATCCTCGGTGAAGACGCAGGAGACGAAGTCGAACACGACGACCTTGCGGCGCTGCCGTCCTCCATCGCCACTCACCATGATGCTTCGCGAATCGCGTCCGCATGAGTTCTATCTCACCGGCAAGAGATACATCGTGCATCAAGCCTTCGGTCCGTGGCGCCGGAGTGGTGAGTGGTGGACGCAAGAGGTATGGTCCTGCGAGGAGTGGGACATCTCCGCATGTGCGACCAGTGGAGAGACTCTCCTTTGCATCCTCGCGCACGATCTGCTCCACCACCACTGGCAGATGGAGGCGATGTATGACTGA